A part of Pectinophora gossypiella chromosome Z, ilPecGoss1.1, whole genome shotgun sequence genomic DNA contains:
- the LOC126379851 gene encoding USP6 N-terminal-like protein isoform X1, with protein MNEEALLQRATEERERIFQRYERGRENLAGQIDPWEDPEFEEYHKTDRYGFIHDERLPQKTTSQKINIEVEREKKWVKMLANWDSPATREKLHRRIYKGIPNSLRIKIWCKLLDVNRIKSDNPGKYKEMLKLAKLWSTDVRQIDSDVNRQFREHQFYRERYSEKQCSLFNVLCAYSMYNSEVGYCQGMSGLAGVLLMYMDEEDAFWALAILLSDKRYAMHGLYIEGFPKLTRFLEHHDKILKKFMPKLKQHFDKFGLDAILYSLKWFFVCFVERVPFSLCLRVWDIYLLDGERVVTAMAFTILKLHKKAIIKLNDMDLIVNYIQVKLHKDFGYEDDVVIYHLERSMEELKRAKLDYPGPPPPNELPKRQLGHFIEPDKKAKIGQRAENFSETEKQARATVILRREKAALELQELRVSQSDTVSEHSGVAGGGRCDDSVSALGSRRSLADTSVTSTADLSVFSSGRSHAPDNSLDTHSNVSDDGTGSDGSGICGMSIQRAPSTNHSTPRATPHPPSVSPLSDDVVRIHVTYNPLSASPSHLHPVSPAKYKYTEEHHKPVSLGFYTTNGASNLPADNRIRIQVPSEELLTPVVDSGRIITQHYIESHSELYDLK; from the exons ATGAATGAGGAGGCTCTGTTACAGCGAGCTACCGAGGAGCGGGAGCGTATCTTCCAGAGGTACGAGAGAGGGCGGGAAAACCTCGCCGGTCAGATTGACCCTTGGGAAGACCCCGAATTTGAGGAGTACCACAAAACAGACAG ATATGGCTTTATACACGACGAGAGGTTGCCGCAGAAAACGACGTCGCAAAAGATTAACATCGAAGTGGAACGAGAGAAAAAGTGGGTCAAAATGCTCGCCAACTGGGACTCACCTGCCACCAGGGAGAAACTACACCGTCGAATTTACAAAGGCATTCCAAACTCACTCCGAATAAAGATATGGTGCAAACTACTAGATGTAAATCGAATAAAGTCTGACAATCCCGGGAAATATAAGGAAATGTTGAAACTCGCTAAGCTGTGGTCCACCGATGTCAGGCAGATAGATTCGGACGTGAACAGACAATTTCGGGAACATCAATTTTATCGAGAAAGATATTCAGAGAAGCAGTGTTCATTGTTTAACGTCCTCTGTGCGTATAGCATGTACAACTCCGAGGTTGGATACTGCCAAGGCATGTCGGGGCTGGCTGGCGTGCTACTCATGTATATGGACGAAGAAGACGCTTTTTGGGCACTTGCAATACTTTTGTCAGATAAAAGGTATGCCATGCACGGCCTGTATATAGAAGGATTTCCTAAATTAACAAGGTTCCTGGAACACCACGACAAGATACTCAAGAAATTCATGCCGAAATTGAAGCAACATTTCGATAAGTTTGGATTAGATGCGATACTTTATTCTCTCAAATggttttttgtatgttttgtggAGCGAGTGCCCTTCAGCCTTTGCTTGAGAGTGTGGGATATATATCTGTTAGATGGAGAAAGGGTGGTCACAGCCATGGCGTTCACGATACTCAAACTGCACAAGAAGGCAATTATAAAGTTAAATGATATGGATCTTATTGTTAATTACATTCAG GTTAAATTACACAAAGACTTTGGTTATGAAGATGACGTGGTGATCTACCACTTAGAGCGGTCGATGGAGGAGTTGAAGCGAGCTAAGCTGGACTATCcggggccgccgccgccgaacGAGCTGCCGAAGCGACAGCTGGGGCACTTCATAGAACCGGACAAGAAGGCCAAGATCGGACAGCGCGCTGAGAATTTCTCTGAAACAGAGAAGCAAGCAAGAGCAACTGTGATATTAAG ACGTGAGAAAGCCGCTCTGGAGCTGCAGGAGCTACGCGTGTCTCAGAGCGACACGGTGTCAG AGCACAGCGGGGTGGCGGGAGGGGGGCGGTGCGACGACTCGGTATCCGCGCTGGGGTCGCGGCGCTCGCTCGCCGACACCAGCGTAACTAGCACAGCAGACCTCAGTGTGTTCTCCAGTGGACGGTCGCACGCGCCGGACAACTCGCTCGACACGCACAGCAACGTCAGCGACGACGGCACAGGGTCAGATGG TTCGGGTATATGCGGCATGAGCATCCAGAGGGCTCCGTCGACGAACCACTCGACGCCGCGGGCGACGCCGCACCCGCCCTCCGTGTCGCCTCTCTCCGACGACGTGGTCCGCATCCACGTGACGTACAACCCCCTCTCCGCCAGCCCCTCGCACTTGCACCCCGTCAGCCCCGCCAAGTACAAGTACACCGAGGAGCACCACAAGCCAGTCTCTCTCGGCTTCTACACCACCAACGGAGCCAGCAATCTACCCGCAGACAACAGGATAAGGATccaagtgccctccgaagaacTCCTCACGCCCGTCGTTGACTCCGGCAGAATCATAACTCAGCACTACATTGAATCTCATTCGGAACTGTACGATCTTAAATAG
- the LOC126379851 gene encoding USP6 N-terminal-like protein isoform X2: MNEEALLQRATEERERIFQRYERGRENLAGQIDPWEDPEFEEYHKTDRYGFIHDERLPQKTTSQKINIEVEREKKWVKMLANWDSPATREKLHRRIYKGIPNSLRIKIWCKLLDVNRIKSDNPGKYKEMLKLAKLWSTDVRQIDSDVNRQFREHQFYRERYSEKQCSLFNVLCAYSMYNSEVGYCQGMSGLAGVLLMYMDEEDAFWALAILLSDKRYAMHGLYIEGFPKLTRFLEHHDKILKKFMPKLKQHFDKFGLDAILYSLKWFFVCFVERVPFSLCLRVWDIYLLDGERVVTAMAFTILKLHKKAIIKLNDMDLIVNYIQVKLHKDFGYEDDVVIYHLERSMEELKRAKLDYPGPPPPNELPKRQLGHFIEPDKKAKIGQRAENFSETEKQARATVILRREKAALELQELRVSQSDTVSEHSGVAGGGRCDDSVSALGSRRSLADTSVTSTADLSVFSSGRSHAPDNSLDTHSNVSDDGTGSGICGMSIQRAPSTNHSTPRATPHPPSVSPLSDDVVRIHVTYNPLSASPSHLHPVSPAKYKYTEEHHKPVSLGFYTTNGASNLPADNRIRIQVPSEELLTPVVDSGRIITQHYIESHSELYDLK, encoded by the exons ATGAATGAGGAGGCTCTGTTACAGCGAGCTACCGAGGAGCGGGAGCGTATCTTCCAGAGGTACGAGAGAGGGCGGGAAAACCTCGCCGGTCAGATTGACCCTTGGGAAGACCCCGAATTTGAGGAGTACCACAAAACAGACAG ATATGGCTTTATACACGACGAGAGGTTGCCGCAGAAAACGACGTCGCAAAAGATTAACATCGAAGTGGAACGAGAGAAAAAGTGGGTCAAAATGCTCGCCAACTGGGACTCACCTGCCACCAGGGAGAAACTACACCGTCGAATTTACAAAGGCATTCCAAACTCACTCCGAATAAAGATATGGTGCAAACTACTAGATGTAAATCGAATAAAGTCTGACAATCCCGGGAAATATAAGGAAATGTTGAAACTCGCTAAGCTGTGGTCCACCGATGTCAGGCAGATAGATTCGGACGTGAACAGACAATTTCGGGAACATCAATTTTATCGAGAAAGATATTCAGAGAAGCAGTGTTCATTGTTTAACGTCCTCTGTGCGTATAGCATGTACAACTCCGAGGTTGGATACTGCCAAGGCATGTCGGGGCTGGCTGGCGTGCTACTCATGTATATGGACGAAGAAGACGCTTTTTGGGCACTTGCAATACTTTTGTCAGATAAAAGGTATGCCATGCACGGCCTGTATATAGAAGGATTTCCTAAATTAACAAGGTTCCTGGAACACCACGACAAGATACTCAAGAAATTCATGCCGAAATTGAAGCAACATTTCGATAAGTTTGGATTAGATGCGATACTTTATTCTCTCAAATggttttttgtatgttttgtggAGCGAGTGCCCTTCAGCCTTTGCTTGAGAGTGTGGGATATATATCTGTTAGATGGAGAAAGGGTGGTCACAGCCATGGCGTTCACGATACTCAAACTGCACAAGAAGGCAATTATAAAGTTAAATGATATGGATCTTATTGTTAATTACATTCAG GTTAAATTACACAAAGACTTTGGTTATGAAGATGACGTGGTGATCTACCACTTAGAGCGGTCGATGGAGGAGTTGAAGCGAGCTAAGCTGGACTATCcggggccgccgccgccgaacGAGCTGCCGAAGCGACAGCTGGGGCACTTCATAGAACCGGACAAGAAGGCCAAGATCGGACAGCGCGCTGAGAATTTCTCTGAAACAGAGAAGCAAGCAAGAGCAACTGTGATATTAAG ACGTGAGAAAGCCGCTCTGGAGCTGCAGGAGCTACGCGTGTCTCAGAGCGACACGGTGTCAG AGCACAGCGGGGTGGCGGGAGGGGGGCGGTGCGACGACTCGGTATCCGCGCTGGGGTCGCGGCGCTCGCTCGCCGACACCAGCGTAACTAGCACAGCAGACCTCAGTGTGTTCTCCAGTGGACGGTCGCACGCGCCGGACAACTCGCTCGACACGCACAGCAACGTCAGCGACGACGGCACAGG TTCGGGTATATGCGGCATGAGCATCCAGAGGGCTCCGTCGACGAACCACTCGACGCCGCGGGCGACGCCGCACCCGCCCTCCGTGTCGCCTCTCTCCGACGACGTGGTCCGCATCCACGTGACGTACAACCCCCTCTCCGCCAGCCCCTCGCACTTGCACCCCGTCAGCCCCGCCAAGTACAAGTACACCGAGGAGCACCACAAGCCAGTCTCTCTCGGCTTCTACACCACCAACGGAGCCAGCAATCTACCCGCAGACAACAGGATAAGGATccaagtgccctccgaagaacTCCTCACGCCCGTCGTTGACTCCGGCAGAATCATAACTCAGCACTACATTGAATCTCATTCGGAACTGTACGATCTTAAATAG